The following are encoded together in the Ictidomys tridecemlineatus isolate mIctTri1 chromosome X, mIctTri1.hap1, whole genome shotgun sequence genome:
- the Apln gene encoding apelin, with protein MNLRLCVQALLLLWLSLTAVCGVPLMQPPDGKELEEGNVRYLVQPRASRNGPWQGGRRKFRRQRPRLSHKGPMPF; from the exons ATGAATCTGCGGCTCTGCGTGCAGGCGCTGCTGCTGCTCTGGCTTTCCTTGACTGCGGTATGTGGAG TGCCCCTGATGCAGCCTCCTGACGGGAAGGAGCTGGAGGAAGGCAATGTTCGATACCTGGTGCAGCCCAGGGCTTCGAGAAATGGACCCTGGCAGGGAGGCCGGAGGAAATTTCGCCGCCAGCGGCCCCGCCTCTCCCACAAGGGCCCCATGCCTTTCTGA